One Microbacterium trichothecenolyticum DNA window includes the following coding sequences:
- a CDS encoding amidohydrolase — translation MSARHTVDPLEVYTAWGRARAEATVVDAVRRDRRGADASVHAAIAARVEQLRPELTALAVDLHANPEVGFEEVRSAARIADLLEAHGAEVERGAFALPTAFRATRGTGGPHFAVVAEYDALPGIGHACGHNIIAAIAVGAFLAASDVVRDGRVSIIGAPAEEGGGGKELILRAGGFDDVDAAGMVHPSTGDDVGAILGGGTSGVRRLVATYHGRAGHAALSPYLGLNALDAVVTAYQSIAQLRQHILPVDRIHGIITDGGAAANVVPERASAEFLIRSDDIATLDVLVERVVAILEAAALSTGTRLDLDLDFVPAYLPLRPNVTLTERWATALERRGRVVPLRPRTARQGGPSTDMGNVSWFVPSIHPTLGLGAAPGVLPHNAAFADSTVQPAAFDALVDAAIALAGAAADFVSDEELRADVAAEFAATGGRRRVAP, via the coding sequence ATGAGCGCTCGACACACCGTCGACCCCCTCGAGGTCTACACCGCGTGGGGCCGCGCCCGCGCGGAGGCCACCGTCGTCGACGCGGTCCGCCGCGATCGCCGGGGCGCGGATGCGTCGGTCCACGCCGCCATCGCAGCTCGGGTCGAGCAGCTGCGCCCCGAGCTCACCGCCCTCGCCGTGGATCTGCACGCGAACCCCGAGGTCGGTTTCGAAGAGGTGCGCAGCGCCGCCCGGATCGCCGACCTGCTCGAGGCGCACGGCGCCGAGGTCGAGCGCGGGGCCTTCGCACTGCCCACGGCTTTCCGCGCCACCCGCGGAACGGGCGGACCGCACTTCGCCGTGGTCGCCGAGTACGACGCGCTTCCCGGTATCGGCCACGCGTGCGGCCACAACATCATCGCGGCGATCGCGGTGGGCGCTTTCCTCGCGGCATCCGACGTCGTCCGCGACGGGCGCGTCAGCATCATCGGCGCCCCCGCCGAAGAGGGCGGTGGAGGAAAGGAACTCATCCTCCGTGCCGGCGGCTTCGACGACGTCGACGCGGCGGGCATGGTGCACCCGTCAACGGGCGACGACGTCGGGGCGATCCTCGGCGGCGGCACCAGCGGCGTGCGCCGCCTCGTCGCGACCTATCACGGTCGCGCGGGACACGCGGCGCTCAGCCCCTACCTCGGACTGAACGCTCTGGATGCCGTGGTCACGGCGTACCAGTCGATCGCCCAGCTGCGCCAGCACATCCTTCCCGTCGACCGCATCCACGGCATCATCACCGACGGCGGCGCGGCGGCGAACGTGGTCCCCGAGCGCGCATCGGCGGAATTCCTCATCCGCTCCGACGACATCGCCACCCTCGACGTCCTCGTCGAGCGGGTCGTCGCGATCCTCGAGGCGGCGGCGCTGTCGACCGGCACGCGGCTCGACCTCGACCTCGACTTCGTACCCGCCTACCTCCCGCTGCGGCCGAACGTCACCCTCACGGAGCGGTGGGCGACGGCGCTGGAGCGGCGGGGCCGTGTCGTCCCCCTCCGTCCGAGAACCGCGCGGCAAGGCGGCCCGTCGACCGACATGGGCAACGTCAGCTGGTTCGTGCCGTCGATCCACCCGACCCTGGGCCTGGGAGCGGCACCGGGTGTGCTGCCCCACAACGCGGCCTTCGCCGACAGCACCGTGCAACCGGCCGCCTTCGACGCGCTCGTGGACGCCGCGATCGCCCTCGCCGGGGCGGCGGCCGACTTCGTCTCCGACGAGGAGCTGCGTGCCGACGTCGCCGCGGAGTTCGCCGCCACCGGCGGTCGGCGGAGAGTGGCGCCGTGA
- a CDS encoding NAD-dependent epimerase/dehydratase family protein, with protein MMRVLVAGASGVLGRAILPLLVQRGSVVLGITRSERGCRTVEGLGARGIICDVFDADKLRSVTTAFAPDVILHQLTDLPDQAGEIATRQSANARIRIEGTTNLLAAAEAAGHPRFLAQSVAWDLEPGSDTAHGVAFLERSVLTYGGVVLRYGRLYGAGTYYPDEPPAEPRLAVDSAAQATVALFDASTGIRELID; from the coding sequence ATGATGCGCGTTCTCGTTGCCGGCGCATCGGGTGTACTCGGACGCGCAATCCTCCCGCTCCTCGTCCAGCGAGGCAGTGTCGTGCTCGGGATCACACGGTCGGAGCGTGGCTGCCGCACGGTCGAGGGTCTTGGCGCCCGAGGGATCATCTGCGACGTCTTTGACGCCGACAAACTGCGATCAGTAACGACGGCTTTTGCTCCCGACGTCATCCTGCACCAACTGACCGACCTCCCGGATCAGGCCGGCGAAATTGCGACCCGGCAATCCGCGAACGCCCGCATCCGCATCGAGGGGACAACCAACCTCCTCGCCGCCGCCGAAGCTGCCGGTCACCCCAGATTCCTCGCACAAAGCGTCGCCTGGGACTTAGAGCCCGGTTCGGATACCGCCCACGGTGTCGCCTTCCTTGAGCGCAGCGTCCTCACCTACGGCGGGGTGGTACTCCGGTACGGCCGGCTCTACGGCGCAGGCACCTATTACCCTGACGAGCCACCAGCCGAGCCCCGCTTGGCTGTCGACAGCGCTGCACAAGCGACAGTCGCGCTATTCGACGCATCCACGGGAATCCGCGAACTGATCGACTGA
- a CDS encoding dipeptide ABC transporter ATP-binding protein produces MSAPLVRVRDLRVSFGDTVAVDGVGFDLEPGRCVALVGESGSGKSVTGRSLLGLVGPGSRVEAEELTLDGTDLLGLGEHAWRRVRGADVGLVLQDALVSLDPFVRIGPQVTDAVRVHTHAARGDRRERALELLADVGVPEPELRAAQYPHELSGGLRQRALIASALAAGPRVLIADEPTTALDVTVQRQVLHLLRRVRDEGTALLLVSHDLAVVADLADEILVLKDGQVVERGEASRVLSAPSAAYTRRLIDAIPSERSRGERLSQAAPVRLERPAPTPRRSVAPRRLGVIRSRAETPVPPASPTRDPLTPALRVTGVTKTYRRPDGGRLLAVDDISFTLPRGTSLGVVGESGSGKSTLAGIVLGLTAADTGTVELDGEPWVPATERARRARRHRIQVISQDPLGSFDPRHDVEAVVSEALGAAGVARRDRRERAGALLQQVGLDTALLSRHPLSLSGGQRQRVAIVRALAVDPEVLVCDEPVSALDVSVQAQVLDLLSDLRVGLGISLLFISHDLGVVRHVADDVVVMRAGRIVESGAVDDVFDDPRHPYTRELVRAIPTLPTRS; encoded by the coding sequence GTGAGCGCGCCGCTCGTGCGCGTGCGTGATCTGCGCGTGAGCTTCGGCGACACGGTGGCGGTCGACGGCGTCGGTTTCGACCTCGAGCCCGGGCGCTGTGTGGCCCTGGTGGGCGAGTCCGGCTCGGGCAAGTCGGTGACCGGCCGGAGCCTGCTGGGCCTGGTCGGCCCGGGCTCCCGCGTCGAGGCCGAGGAGTTGACACTCGACGGCACCGATCTGCTCGGCCTCGGCGAGCACGCCTGGCGCCGCGTGCGCGGAGCCGACGTGGGCCTGGTGCTTCAGGACGCCCTCGTCTCGCTCGATCCGTTCGTGCGGATCGGTCCTCAGGTGACGGATGCCGTCCGCGTGCACACGCACGCGGCCCGAGGCGATCGCCGGGAGCGGGCGCTGGAGCTGTTGGCAGACGTCGGCGTTCCCGAGCCGGAGCTTCGGGCCGCGCAATACCCGCACGAGCTGTCCGGGGGCCTGCGCCAACGCGCGCTCATCGCCAGCGCCCTCGCCGCCGGGCCCCGCGTGCTCATCGCCGACGAGCCGACCACGGCTCTGGATGTGACGGTGCAGCGCCAGGTGCTGCACCTGCTGCGGCGCGTGCGAGACGAGGGCACGGCGCTGCTGCTGGTCAGTCACGATCTCGCCGTCGTCGCAGACCTGGCGGATGAGATCCTCGTACTCAAAGACGGACAGGTCGTCGAGCGCGGTGAGGCGTCCCGGGTGCTGTCGGCCCCGTCGGCCGCCTACACGCGGCGCCTCATCGACGCGATCCCCTCGGAGCGCTCGCGCGGGGAGCGACTGTCGCAGGCGGCACCCGTGCGCCTCGAACGGCCGGCACCGACGCCCCGACGCTCTGTTGCCCCGCGCCGGCTCGGCGTCATCCGTTCCCGCGCCGAGACGCCCGTTCCGCCCGCCTCGCCGACGCGCGACCCCCTGACGCCGGCCCTGCGTGTCACGGGCGTGACGAAGACCTACCGACGCCCCGACGGGGGCCGTCTGCTCGCCGTCGACGACATCTCGTTCACCCTCCCGCGGGGCACGTCTCTGGGGGTGGTGGGCGAATCCGGTTCGGGCAAGTCCACGCTCGCCGGCATCGTGCTCGGACTCACCGCTGCCGACACCGGCACCGTCGAGCTCGACGGTGAGCCCTGGGTGCCCGCCACCGAGCGCGCACGACGGGCGCGACGTCACCGCATCCAGGTGATCTCGCAGGATCCGCTGGGCTCGTTCGACCCCCGGCACGATGTGGAGGCCGTGGTGTCGGAGGCCCTCGGCGCCGCGGGCGTCGCTCGCCGCGATCGTCGAGAACGTGCCGGCGCCTTGCTGCAGCAGGTCGGGCTCGACACGGCGCTGCTGTCGCGGCATCCCCTCTCCCTCTCGGGCGGTCAGCGCCAACGCGTCGCGATCGTGCGCGCGCTCGCCGTCGATCCCGAGGTGCTCGTGTGCGACGAGCCGGTGTCGGCGCTCGACGTGTCGGTGCAGGCGCAGGTGCTCGATCTGCTGTCCGACCTCCGGGTGGGCCTGGGCATCAGCCTGCTCTTCATCTCGCACGACCTGGGGGTGGTACGCCACGTCGCCGACGACGTGGTGGTCATGCGCGCGGGTCGCATCGTCGAGTCCGGCGCCGTCGACGACGTCTTCGACGACCCGCGCCACCCCTATACCCGGGAGCTCGTCCGAGCCATTCCCACCCTGCCCACCCGATCCTGA
- a CDS encoding ABC transporter permease encodes MTLQEGRPRTIDDASPQSGAPVRSRRGGSWIRVAVRTLVDIVLVVWAAATLTFLAVKLIPGDPLDKLMAGIQDVTPAMRAAVAAQYGLDQPVFVQYVTYLAGVARGDLGVSYQRGVPVTEILWSELGPTVELTTWAMVVAVAASVVLALATSGRRPFARVLAQGFELIAVSTPSFWLGIVLMTVFSFGLRWVPAFGGTGPASLVLPVVTLAVPLVGVLTQVLRERMEHTLHEPFVTTLRARGLSESEVRSRHVLRHASLPALTLSSVIVGSLLSGTAVIETLFSRPGIGRLAVDALQDRDIPLVMGVVIFAAFVFILLNTAVDLLYPLIDPRLRKAS; translated from the coding sequence GTGACCCTGCAAGAGGGGCGGCCGCGCACGATCGACGACGCCTCGCCACAATCCGGCGCACCGGTCAGGTCACGTCGCGGCGGTTCGTGGATCCGTGTCGCCGTGCGCACGCTGGTGGACATCGTCCTCGTCGTCTGGGCCGCGGCGACGCTCACGTTCCTCGCGGTGAAGCTCATCCCCGGCGACCCGCTCGACAAGCTCATGGCCGGCATCCAGGACGTGACCCCCGCGATGCGCGCGGCCGTCGCCGCCCAGTACGGACTCGACCAGCCGGTCTTCGTGCAGTACGTCACCTACCTCGCCGGGGTCGCCCGCGGCGATCTCGGGGTGAGCTACCAGCGGGGCGTCCCCGTGACCGAGATCCTCTGGTCGGAGCTCGGCCCCACCGTGGAGCTCACGACGTGGGCGATGGTCGTGGCCGTCGCGGCATCCGTCGTGCTCGCCCTCGCCACGAGCGGCCGGCGCCCGTTCGCCCGGGTGCTCGCCCAGGGGTTCGAGCTCATCGCGGTGTCGACGCCGTCGTTCTGGCTGGGCATCGTGCTGATGACGGTGTTCTCGTTCGGCCTGCGATGGGTGCCCGCCTTCGGGGGGACGGGACCGGCGTCTCTGGTCCTGCCGGTGGTGACGCTCGCCGTGCCCCTGGTCGGAGTGCTGACGCAGGTGCTGCGCGAACGCATGGAGCACACCCTTCACGAACCGTTCGTGACGACGTTGCGGGCGCGGGGCCTGAGTGAGAGCGAGGTGCGCTCGCGGCATGTGCTGCGCCACGCCAGTCTTCCGGCGCTGACCCTGAGCTCGGTCATCGTGGGATCCCTGCTCAGCGGCACGGCGGTCATCGAGACGCTCTTCTCGCGGCCCGGCATCGGGCGCCTCGCCGTCGACGCCCTGCAGGACCGTGACATCCCGCTCGTGATGGGGGTGGTGATCTTCGCCGCCTTCGTCTTCATCCTGCTGAACACCGCGGTCGATCTGCTGTACCCGCTCATCGACCCCCGACTGCGGAAGGCATCATGA
- a CDS encoding aldo/keto reductase, whose protein sequence is MSLAASLPDTDAPARAVFDLAGHRVSRVALGGARLTAGDGWGVPRDLDVPRGILRAALEAGIDHIDTADSLGPAVSEQIIGDVVGDRAEVLVATKVGMLRPGPGEWGVLGRPDYLRQQVHASLSRLRRERIDLVYLHRIDPDYPLADQLGALQQLRSQGLIGHIGVSQPTAPQLEEVLALEPELAAVQSLYNVVARNDADLARGLERRGIPFLAYWPLLGRGIGADQHRALFAGLSAIGAPLGLDGAQVALAWIFTTLPGAGAVVGSRSSDHLAANARAAGIRLDAETLARIDEVVAREVGDTAFDPRRSKDEA, encoded by the coding sequence GTGAGCCTCGCCGCCTCGCTGCCCGACACTGACGCGCCCGCGCGCGCCGTTTTCGACCTCGCCGGACACCGTGTGTCTCGCGTCGCTCTTGGTGGGGCGCGTCTGACCGCCGGCGACGGGTGGGGCGTGCCGCGCGACCTCGACGTGCCCCGCGGCATACTGCGCGCAGCCCTCGAGGCCGGCATCGACCACATCGACACCGCCGACTCACTCGGTCCCGCCGTCAGCGAGCAGATCATCGGCGACGTGGTGGGCGATCGCGCCGAGGTGCTCGTGGCCACCAAGGTCGGGATGCTGCGGCCCGGTCCCGGGGAGTGGGGAGTGCTCGGTCGCCCCGACTACCTGCGACAGCAGGTGCACGCGAGCCTGTCGAGACTTCGGCGCGAGCGCATCGACCTGGTCTATCTGCACCGCATCGATCCCGACTACCCGCTCGCCGACCAGCTCGGTGCATTGCAGCAGCTGCGCAGCCAGGGGCTGATCGGGCACATCGGTGTCAGTCAGCCCACCGCGCCGCAGCTCGAAGAGGTTCTCGCGCTCGAGCCCGAGCTCGCCGCCGTTCAGAGCCTCTACAACGTCGTGGCGAGGAACGACGCCGATCTCGCCCGCGGTCTCGAGCGGCGCGGCATCCCTTTCCTCGCGTACTGGCCGCTGCTGGGTCGCGGGATCGGCGCCGACCAGCACCGGGCGCTGTTCGCCGGCCTGTCCGCCATCGGCGCGCCGCTCGGACTCGACGGTGCCCAGGTGGCGCTCGCGTGGATCTTCACCACGTTGCCCGGGGCGGGAGCCGTGGTCGGCAGTCGCTCCTCAGACCATCTCGCGGCCAATGCGCGAGCCGCGGGCATTCGACTGGATGCCGAGACCCTGGCCCGGATCGACGAGGTCGTCGCTCGCGAAGTGGGCGATACGGCGTTCGACCCCCGACGATCGAAGGACGAGGCATGA
- a CDS encoding ABC transporter permease: MTVALAPHAATPRRFDRVPVGVIAAFVVIAALVAAAVAPGLLATQDPLASDPADAFAPPSAAHWLGTDQLGRDLYSRLVHGAWYSLSLGVGATVIALAGGVLLGVIAGYTRGITDRIVSRGLDVLLAFPEVLVALVAIAVLGPGQASVIWAVGLGRIPGAARLVRSQVLQVRQSGYVGSAVTLGLPPVRLVARHVVPNSLGPVLVSAVLGVGVSIIFGAALSFLGLGAVPPTPEWGLMLAESRQYLSIAPALSIWPGLFITASVVAITVAGRWAQQRFVSRRSSL, from the coding sequence ATGACCGTCGCCCTCGCTCCCCACGCGGCCACCCCGCGGCGCTTCGATCGCGTTCCCGTCGGCGTGATCGCGGCGTTCGTGGTCATCGCCGCGCTCGTGGCGGCCGCGGTCGCGCCCGGACTGCTCGCCACCCAGGACCCCCTCGCCAGCGACCCCGCCGACGCGTTCGCCCCACCGAGCGCCGCGCACTGGCTCGGCACCGATCAGCTGGGTCGCGACCTGTACTCCCGCCTCGTGCACGGCGCGTGGTACTCGCTGTCGCTCGGCGTCGGCGCGACCGTGATCGCCCTCGCCGGAGGAGTGCTGTTGGGGGTGATCGCCGGGTACACCCGGGGAATCACCGACCGGATCGTGTCGCGCGGTCTGGACGTGCTCCTGGCATTTCCTGAGGTGCTCGTCGCCCTCGTCGCCATCGCGGTGCTCGGCCCCGGACAGGCGAGCGTGATCTGGGCGGTCGGGCTCGGCCGCATCCCCGGGGCGGCTCGTCTCGTGCGCTCGCAGGTGTTGCAGGTGCGCCAGTCGGGCTACGTGGGCAGCGCCGTGACGTTGGGCCTGCCGCCTGTTCGGCTGGTGGCCCGTCACGTCGTCCCCAACAGCCTGGGCCCCGTTCTCGTCAGTGCCGTGCTGGGCGTGGGCGTCTCGATCATCTTCGGCGCGGCCCTGAGCTTCTTGGGGCTGGGTGCCGTTCCCCCGACGCCGGAGTGGGGTCTCATGCTGGCCGAATCCCGCCAGTACCTCTCGATCGCACCCGCGCTGTCGATCTGGCCGGGCCTGTTCATCACGGCGTCGGTCGTGGCGATCACCGTCGCCGGTCGCTGGGCGCAGCAGCGCTTCGTCTCCCGCCGGAGCTCGCTGTGA
- a CDS encoding DUF4304 domain-containing protein gives MSDLEERFADAVAAIGRVLKTHGFRKKRYVWTRVGDGVVHEVDLQRSHGNSPDSVRFYVNASAYVAAFARAIGDRVPENLASATAQYSTRFETISEWPTDRVDMERDAEAVSSALPSAIEQVVTHLDGITDEASLARTLFDSGSFLDDDLFAWFCATGRLADARAQFAAARERFGTQDRWPRLAANFDETAQKYGVALS, from the coding sequence ATGAGCGATCTCGAGGAACGCTTCGCCGACGCCGTCGCCGCGATCGGCCGCGTCTTGAAGACCCACGGTTTCCGCAAGAAACGCTACGTCTGGACCCGTGTCGGCGACGGGGTCGTTCATGAGGTCGACTTGCAGCGCAGCCACGGCAACAGCCCCGACAGCGTGCGCTTCTACGTCAACGCGTCGGCGTACGTGGCAGCCTTCGCCCGCGCGATCGGCGACCGGGTGCCCGAGAACCTCGCCTCGGCGACCGCGCAGTACTCGACGCGTTTCGAGACGATCAGCGAGTGGCCCACCGATCGGGTCGACATGGAACGAGACGCCGAGGCTGTGAGCTCCGCCCTTCCCTCCGCGATCGAGCAGGTGGTGACGCACCTCGACGGGATCACCGACGAGGCGTCTCTCGCGCGGACTCTCTTCGACAGCGGAAGCTTCCTCGACGACGACCTCTTCGCCTGGTTCTGCGCGACCGGGCGCCTCGCCGACGCTCGCGCCCAGTTCGCCGCCGCCCGCGAGCGCTTCGGGACGCAGGATCGCTGGCCGCGCCTCGCGGCGAACTTCGACGAGACCGCGCAGAAGTACGGCGTCGCACTGTCCTGA
- a CDS encoding TetR/AcrR family transcriptional regulator: MGVDTRTRLVEATHELLWERGYAATSPKDILQRAGAGQGSMYHHFAGKQDLATAALEQSAAVMRADVDVLLASEGSSSERVIAYLERQRDSLRGCRMGRMTYDADVLATPELLHPVAETLQWVVATIARVISRGVEEHEFPTGTDAHQLASMVVATVQGGYVLARAQQDPAAFDAAVAGAAELLRNWSAR, encoded by the coding sequence ATGGGTGTGGATACACGTACTCGGCTTGTGGAAGCGACGCATGAGCTTCTGTGGGAACGCGGCTACGCGGCGACCAGCCCGAAGGACATCCTGCAACGCGCCGGCGCCGGGCAAGGCAGCATGTACCACCACTTCGCAGGGAAGCAGGACCTCGCGACGGCGGCTCTCGAGCAGAGCGCAGCGGTGATGCGCGCCGACGTGGACGTGCTGCTGGCGAGCGAGGGTTCATCGTCGGAGCGGGTGATCGCCTACCTAGAGCGTCAGCGCGATTCCTTGCGCGGATGTCGCATGGGACGCATGACCTACGACGCGGACGTGCTGGCGACACCGGAGCTTCTCCATCCGGTTGCGGAGACTCTGCAGTGGGTGGTCGCCACCATCGCCAGGGTGATCAGCCGAGGCGTGGAAGAACATGAATTTCCTACCGGCACAGATGCACATCAACTCGCGTCGATGGTGGTCGCCACGGTCCAGGGCGGCTACGTGCTGGCTCGCGCCCAGCAGGATCCAGCTGCCTTCGATGCGGCTGTCGCCGGTGCTGCGGAACTCCTCCGTAACTGGAGTGCACGATGA
- a CDS encoding tyrosine-type recombinase/integrase, with amino-acid sequence MVHRNARLTVAGRLILVRRVLGGRPVSHVAKEMGVSRQCAHRWLARYRAAGEAGLSDRSSRPVSSPTATAAATAAAVVELRSRERLGRDNIARACGTSPRTVSRLIAKSKPYLTHRQVATLAASSAHPELVTFLAYTGLRWGEATALRVRHIDTLRRRVSVEENAVMVGTVIHVGTPKTHETRSVPYPAFLALSIAKLCEGKGRDDLLFGDGRLHMRLPNSRDGWFAAAVRRVLDNEERAAAEAKARGEDEPARMPRVTPHDLRHTAASLAISSGANVKAVQRMLGHASASMTLDTYADLFDDDLDGVATALDKARRSAGVAEMLPRTPATS; translated from the coding sequence TTGGTCCACCGTAATGCGCGGCTCACGGTCGCGGGTCGTCTGATTCTCGTGCGCCGGGTTCTCGGCGGACGTCCCGTCTCGCACGTTGCCAAGGAGATGGGCGTCTCGCGCCAGTGCGCTCATCGCTGGCTGGCCCGTTACCGCGCTGCGGGCGAAGCAGGGCTGTCCGATCGGTCTTCGCGTCCGGTGTCGTCTCCGACGGCGACTGCCGCCGCGACAGCAGCCGCCGTCGTTGAGCTGCGCTCGCGTGAGCGGCTCGGGCGCGACAACATCGCCCGCGCTTGCGGGACCAGTCCGCGCACCGTTTCCCGGCTGATCGCGAAGTCGAAGCCGTACCTCACTCACCGCCAGGTCGCCACGCTCGCCGCGTCTTCCGCTCACCCGGAGCTCGTGACGTTCCTGGCGTACACGGGCCTCAGATGGGGTGAGGCGACCGCCCTGCGGGTTCGGCACATCGACACGCTTCGGCGCCGCGTGAGCGTCGAAGAGAACGCGGTGATGGTCGGGACGGTGATCCACGTAGGCACGCCGAAGACGCACGAGACGCGCTCGGTCCCCTACCCGGCCTTCCTGGCTCTGTCGATCGCGAAGCTCTGCGAGGGCAAGGGCCGCGATGATCTGCTCTTCGGTGACGGTCGACTGCACATGCGACTGCCGAACAGCCGCGACGGATGGTTCGCGGCGGCCGTGCGTCGCGTGCTCGACAACGAGGAGCGAGCTGCAGCCGAGGCGAAAGCTCGAGGCGAGGATGAGCCAGCGCGGATGCCGCGCGTCACCCCGCACGACCTCCGGCACACGGCCGCTTCCCTCGCGATCAGCTCGGGCGCGAACGTGAAGGCCGTGCAGCGGATGCTGGGCCACGCGTCCGCGAGCATGACGCTCGACACCTACGCCGACCTCTTCGACGACGATCTGGACGGTGTTGCCACGGCGCTCGACAAGGCGCGGCGCTCGGCAGGTGTTGCCGAAATGTTGCCACGGACACCCGCGACCTCGTGA
- a CDS encoding ATP-binding protein, with translation MQQTPQLYSRIGFPHEYRPLRSDELTAVVTQRLPSPDPADDGLAHTAALAAIVRTTNGNFRLADRLVTQIRRVLDINGHTHLTPEAVDAAQEALLIGR, from the coding sequence GTGCAGCAGACCCCTCAGCTCTACAGCCGCATCGGCTTCCCCCACGAATACCGTCCCCTCCGCAGCGATGAACTCACCGCCGTCGTCACGCAACGCCTCCCCTCACCGGACCCAGCCGACGACGGACTCGCACACACCGCTGCCCTAGCCGCCATCGTGCGCACCACCAACGGGAACTTCCGCCTCGCCGATCGCCTTGTCACTCAAATCAGACGTGTCCTTGACATCAACGGGCACACCCACCTCACGCCCGAGGCTGTCGACGCCGCCCAGGAAGCCCTCCTCATCGGACGCTGA
- a CDS encoding GNAT family N-acetyltransferase: MSVTVRPAVATDAESWQRLYAGYREFYGLSADEQAVERTWAWVLAKQHGITGLVAVDVAGAPGIVGLANVRLYARPMRASMGLFLDDLFTDPSARGHGVATALLVAVAETAAAAGADVVRWFTAGSNGPARSIYDRVATLTPWITYEMIPNKGTE; the protein is encoded by the coding sequence ATGTCAGTCACTGTCCGGCCCGCCGTGGCGACGGACGCTGAGTCTTGGCAGCGCTTGTATGCCGGCTACCGAGAGTTCTACGGCTTATCCGCCGATGAGCAGGCGGTTGAGCGCACGTGGGCGTGGGTGTTGGCAAAGCAGCACGGTATCACCGGTCTCGTTGCAGTCGATGTCGCAGGAGCGCCAGGGATCGTCGGCCTGGCGAACGTTCGTCTCTATGCCCGGCCGATGAGAGCCTCGATGGGGTTGTTTCTCGATGACTTGTTCACAGACCCGTCAGCGCGTGGCCATGGGGTCGCGACCGCGCTCCTCGTTGCGGTGGCGGAGACCGCGGCCGCGGCGGGAGCTGACGTGGTGCGATGGTTCACGGCCGGATCGAACGGGCCAGCGCGTTCGATCTACGACCGCGTTGCCACACTGACACCGTGGATCACGTACGAGATGATCCCGAACAAGGGGACAGAATGA
- a CDS encoding L-lactate dehydrogenase, whose amino-acid sequence MSVIENSKLTVVGAGSVGASVAYAALIRGSARHVALYDIAEAKVEAEVLDLAHGTQFTGSSDIAGGRDVAVAEGSHVVVITAGAKQNPGQTRTELAATNARIIRDMMPKLLEVAPNAVYVIVTNPCDVLTVLAREATGLPTRRIFASGTVLDTSRLRWKLAQRAGVATSSVHAWIVGEHGDTEFPLWSTATIGSVPITEFELPDGSFFTTEELDAIAVEVRDAAYKVIKGKGATNHAIGLSSARIVEAILRDERTILPVSTVLDDFHGISGMALSVPSLVSAKGAVPLAGTPFSDDELTLLRRSADALTTVADSLRG is encoded by the coding sequence ATGAGCGTGATCGAGAACTCCAAGCTGACGGTCGTGGGCGCGGGAAGCGTGGGCGCGAGCGTGGCATACGCGGCCCTCATCCGGGGATCGGCGCGGCACGTCGCCCTCTACGACATCGCCGAGGCGAAGGTCGAGGCCGAGGTGCTCGACCTCGCCCACGGCACGCAGTTCACGGGCTCGAGCGACATCGCCGGCGGCCGCGACGTCGCCGTTGCCGAGGGATCTCACGTCGTCGTGATCACCGCGGGCGCGAAGCAGAACCCCGGTCAGACACGGACCGAGCTCGCCGCGACGAACGCCCGCATCATCCGCGACATGATGCCGAAGCTGCTCGAGGTCGCCCCGAACGCGGTCTACGTCATCGTCACCAACCCGTGCGACGTGCTGACCGTGCTCGCGCGGGAGGCCACCGGCCTGCCGACGCGCCGGATCTTCGCCTCCGGCACCGTGCTCGACACCTCCCGCCTGCGCTGGAAGCTCGCCCAACGCGCAGGGGTCGCCACCTCGAGCGTGCACGCGTGGATCGTCGGCGAGCACGGCGACACCGAGTTCCCCCTGTGGTCGACCGCGACGATCGGCTCGGTCCCGATCACCGAGTTCGAGCTCCCCGACGGCAGCTTCTTCACCACGGAGGAACTGGATGCCATCGCCGTCGAAGTCCGCGACGCCGCGTACAAGGTGATCAAGGGCAAGGGCGCGACGAACCACGCGATCGGCCTCTCGAGTGCGCGCATCGTCGAGGCGATCCTCCGCGACGAGCGGACCATCCTCCCCGTCAGCACCGTGCTCGACGACTTCCACGGCATCAGCGGCATGGCTCTGTCGGTCCCCTCGCTCGTGAGCGCCAAGGGGGCGGTCCCGCTGGCCGGCACCCCGTTCTCCGACGACGAGCTGACGCTGCTGCGCCGTTCCGCCGATGCGCTGACCACGGTGGCGGACTCGCTGCGCGGGTGA